One window of Trinickia caryophylli genomic DNA carries:
- the petA gene encoding ubiquinol-cytochrome c reductase iron-sulfur subunit yields MRDKEEERVDSSRRTWLIATSVVGGIGGVAAVVPFASSLEPSEKAKAAGAPVEVDIGDLKPGEMKTVAWRGKPVWVINRSDDMLKDVTKADNEVADPHTENPFTMPDPSYCKNEYRSRTDHKNILVVVAVCSHLGCSPTARFTPGPQPSLPNDWPGGFLCPCHGSTYDLAGRVFKNKPAPQNLDVPRYMFTSATTIVIGKDEQGEA; encoded by the coding sequence ATGCGAGATAAAGAAGAGGAACGCGTCGACAGCAGCCGCCGTACGTGGCTGATCGCGACATCCGTAGTAGGCGGCATTGGAGGGGTAGCCGCCGTCGTACCGTTTGCCAGCTCTTTGGAGCCATCCGAGAAAGCCAAGGCCGCCGGCGCGCCGGTCGAGGTCGACATCGGCGACCTGAAGCCGGGCGAGATGAAGACGGTTGCCTGGCGCGGCAAACCCGTCTGGGTCATCAACCGCAGTGACGACATGCTGAAGGACGTCACGAAAGCGGACAACGAAGTGGCCGATCCCCATACGGAAAACCCGTTCACCATGCCGGATCCGTCTTACTGCAAGAACGAGTACCGCTCGCGTACCGATCACAAGAACATTCTGGTGGTCGTGGCCGTGTGCTCGCACCTCGGGTGCTCGCCGACGGCGCGCTTCACGCCGGGGCCGCAGCCGAGCCTGCCGAACGACTGGCCCGGCGGCTTTCTTTGCCCGTGCCATGGTTCGACGTACGACCTGGCCGGCCGCGTGTTCAAGAACAAGCCTGCACCGCAGAACCTGGATGTTCCCCGCTACATGTTCACGTCGGCGACCACGATCGTGATCGGCAAGGACGAACAAGGAGAAGCGTAA
- a CDS encoding Nif3-like dinuclear metal center hexameric protein, translating into MDRIELELYLNDTLDTARFKDYCPNGLQVEGRRRIDKIATGVTASLAFLKAALEWGADAVLVHHGYFWRNEMSQITGRKYRRLKLIIANEMNLFAYHLPLDAHPEYGNNAQIGARMGLIGDARFGADDLGWMATLPMPITLAHFAAQVEQTLGRTPLVLGDPERELRRVAWCTGAAQSYFEAAVDAGADVFLTGEVSEPTTHIAAESGVAFLAAGHHATERYGVQALGVHLSERFDLEHLFIDIDNPV; encoded by the coding sequence ATGGATCGGATCGAACTTGAATTGTACTTGAACGACACCCTCGATACGGCACGCTTCAAGGACTACTGCCCTAATGGGCTGCAAGTCGAGGGCCGCCGGCGCATCGACAAGATCGCGACAGGCGTCACGGCGTCACTTGCGTTCCTCAAGGCTGCCCTGGAATGGGGGGCGGATGCGGTGCTGGTGCACCACGGGTACTTCTGGCGTAACGAAATGTCGCAGATCACGGGACGCAAATATCGTCGGTTGAAGCTTATTATCGCCAACGAAATGAATCTTTTTGCCTACCACCTGCCGCTCGACGCCCATCCCGAGTACGGCAACAACGCGCAGATCGGCGCACGCATGGGTCTGATCGGCGACGCCCGCTTCGGTGCCGACGATCTCGGCTGGATGGCCACGCTGCCGATGCCGATCACGCTTGCGCACTTCGCGGCGCAGGTCGAGCAAACGCTCGGCCGCACGCCGCTCGTGCTCGGCGATCCCGAGCGCGAACTGCGCCGCGTGGCGTGGTGCACGGGCGCCGCACAGAGCTACTTCGAGGCTGCCGTCGATGCCGGCGCCGACGTTTTCCTCACGGGGGAGGTGTCGGAGCCGACCACGCACATCGCGGCCGAAAGCGGCGTTGCGTTTCTTGCGGCGGGGCACCATGCGACCGAGCGCTACGGCGTGCAGGCGCTCGGAGTCCATCTGTCCGAGCGATTCGACCTCGAGCATCTCTTCATCGACATCGATAATCCGGTCTGA